The genomic region GTCGGTGCCCAATTCCTGCATCAGATCGAACTTGCGCTCGGCCCGCTCCAGGTTGCGCGCCAGGCGGTCGCGGCGGCAACCTTCGAAATCACGGAAAGGCTGGAACAGAGTGATGGCGATGCCCAGGTCCGCGCACCTCTGGCGGATTTCCCGCGGGCTGCCGTCGTAGTACAGCAGATCATTTTCGAAGATCTCCACACCATCGAAGCCAGCGGCGGCAATGGCATCGAGCTTTTCCGGCAAGGTGCCGCTCAGGGAAACGGTGGCTATGGAACGCTGCATGAATCGACTCCCGGCAGTGGGCTTCTTATTGTGGACACGGACCGAAACCGAGGGTTGTAGAGCCTCGGGAAGTGACCGGATTATTGATGCAGCGAAGCCACGACTTCAATCAAAGTGTACGAACCAGTTAGTTTTGTGTGCGATTATCGACCACAATGGTCCGCAGCGAATTGACGGTTTTTTGCCCGCTGCGCACCATCGTCCGGGCCAAGGCAGTGCTTCAAACGTTCCGCAAACCCAGTCACAATTCCAAAAAACGGGTAATCGCTCATGCTTTCATCCTCACAAAGCTCCCCTGTGAACCAGGGCAGCACCGGCGGCGGCATTGCCGCCAAACTTCGCGGCGCAATGGCCGTCGGCTCGACCCGCTGGGGCATGCTGGCCCTGGTGTTTTTCGCCACCACCCTGAACTACATCGACCGTGCCGCCCTGGGCGTCATGCAGCCCATCCTCGCCAAGGAAATGAGCTGGACGGCGATGGACTACGCCAACATCAACTTCTGGTTCCAGGTCGGCTATGCCGTCGGCTTCGTCCTGCAGGGCCGGATGATCGACCGGCTCGGTGTGAAGAAGGTGTTCTTCTGCGCCGTATTGCTGTGGAGCCTGGCAACCGGCGCCCATGGCCTGGCGACTTCGGCCGTGGGCTTCATGATCTGCCGTTTCATCCTCGGCCTGACCGAAGCCGCCAACTACCCGGCCTGCGTGAAGACCACCCGGTTGTGGTTCCCCGCTGGCGAGCGTGCGGTGGCCACCGGCATCTTCAACGCCGGGACCAACGTCGGGGCAATGTTCACGCCGATGCTGCTGCCGATCGTCCTGCAGGTCTGGGGCTGGCAGGCAGCCTTCCTGTGCATGGCAGCGCTGGGCGGCATCTGGCTGCTGTTCTGGGGCCTGAAATACTTCAACCCGGAAGATCACCCCTCGGTGAAAACCTCGGAGCTGGCGTACATCCAGAAGGACGCTGAGCCGGAACAACCTGGCGTACCGTTTTCGCGCATCCTGCGCATGCGCGGCACCTGGGCCTTTGCCCTGGCCTATTCGCTGACCGCACCAGTGTTCTGGTTCTACCTGTACTGGTTGCCGCCGTTCCTCAACCAGCAATACAACCTGGGCATCAGCGTGACGCAGATGGGTATCCCGCTGATCATCATCTACCTGACTGCCGACTTCGGTAGCGTCGGGGGCGGCATCCTGTCGTCGTTCATGATCGGTCGTGGCATCAACCCGATCCGCGCCCGCCTGCTGTCGATGCTGCTGTTCGCCTGCTGCATCATCGGCGTGGTCATGGCGGCCGGCTCCAGCCATCTGTGGGTTGCGGTGGGAGCGATCTCCCTGGCAATCGGCGCGCACCAGGCCTGGACCGCGAACATCTGGAGCCTGGTGATGGACTACACGCCCAAGCACATGGTGAGCACGGTGTTCGGTTTTGGTGGCATGTGTGCGGCGATCGGCGGGATGTTCATGACGCAGTTGGTGGGCCATGTCCTGACCATCACCAATAACAACTACACGGTGCTGTTCACCATGATTCCGGCGATGTATTTCCTGGCGCTGACCTGGATGTACTTCATGGCGCCGCGCAAGATCCCGAATCTGGCTGACTGATTCGCGCCGTAGCAAAAAACACGGTGGACGATGCTGGCATCGCCCACCGTTTTTTTCAGAAGTCGAAGAACACCGTCTCGCCCTCACCCTGGATGCGGATATCGAACCGATAGGCCGTCCGTCCATTCACCTCGCAACGCTGGGCAATCAAGGTTTCCCGACGCTGCGGCTGCTCGATCAGGTTGATCACCGGGCATTTGGCGTTGGCTTCAGCCTCGTCGGAGAAGTACAGGCGGGTCTGCAGGTGGATATTGATCCCCCGGGCAAACAGCGAAACGTTGATATGCGGTGCCATCGGCACGCCAGCAGCGTTGTTCACCACCCCCGGCTTGATGGTTTCCAGAGTCCACTCCCCCGCATCGAAGGTGGTCGCAGTACGGCCAAAACTGTTGAAGGGCTTCTCCGAATCGAATTCGCTGTCGTAGACACCTTCATGGTTGGCCTGCCAGAACTCCAGGAAGGAGTCGCGCACCAGGTGGCCGTTGCCATCGTAGACATTGCCGAACAGCAGGATATGTTCACCAGGCGCCTCGGGACTGGCCATCCGGTTCCAGATTTCCTCGGGCCGTGGCGGGTTGCCGGCAGCCGCCAGCGCCAGGCCGATATGCACGTAGGGGCCAGCGGTCTGGGACGGGGTTTCCATGAGCAATTGAACAGGCATGGTCGGTCTCCTCAGCAGTTTTCGAAGTGGGTCTTGCGCTGGCCGCGCAGCACGATGTCAAAGCGATAGGCCAGGCAATCCATCGGATTGGCGTTGGCCATGTCGAGCTTCGCCACCAGGCTCTGCACCGCTTCGGGGTTGGCGATCGACTTGACGATCGGGCACATCGGGATCAGCGGGTCGCCTTCGAAATACAGCTGGGTGATCAGGCGCGTGGCAATCGACGGGCCGCTGATGGACACGTGGATATGCGCCGGACGCCAGTCGTTCGGGCCGTTGCGCCACGGGTATGGCCCGGGCTTGATGGTGCGGAAGGTGTAATTGCCATCGCGGTCGGTCAGCGCCCGGCCGACACCACCGAAGTTCGGGTCCAGCGGGGCCAGATAGCGGTCGTTCTTGTGGCGGTAGCGGCCACCGGCGTTGGCCTGCCAGATCTCTACCAGGGTATGCGGGATCGGTTTGCCGTACTGGTCGCAGACGCGCCCGGCGAGGATGATGCGCTCGCCCACCGGCAAGCCGCCGTTATTGAAATTGAGCAACAGGTCGTTATCGAAACGGCCGA from Pseudomonas asplenii harbors:
- a CDS encoding MFS transporter, whose translation is MLSSSQSSPVNQGSTGGGIAAKLRGAMAVGSTRWGMLALVFFATTLNYIDRAALGVMQPILAKEMSWTAMDYANINFWFQVGYAVGFVLQGRMIDRLGVKKVFFCAVLLWSLATGAHGLATSAVGFMICRFILGLTEAANYPACVKTTRLWFPAGERAVATGIFNAGTNVGAMFTPMLLPIVLQVWGWQAAFLCMAALGGIWLLFWGLKYFNPEDHPSVKTSELAYIQKDAEPEQPGVPFSRILRMRGTWAFALAYSLTAPVFWFYLYWLPPFLNQQYNLGISVTQMGIPLIIIYLTADFGSVGGGILSSFMIGRGINPIRARLLSMLLFACCIIGVVMAAGSSHLWVAVGAISLAIGAHQAWTANIWSLVMDYTPKHMVSTVFGFGGMCAAIGGMFMTQLVGHVLTITNNNYTVLFTMIPAMYFLALTWMYFMAPRKIPNLAD
- the pcaG gene encoding protocatechuate 3,4-dioxygenase subunit alpha, whose product is MPVQLLMETPSQTAGPYVHIGLALAAAGNPPRPEEIWNRMASPEAPGEHILLFGNVYDGNGHLVRDSFLEFWQANHEGVYDSEFDSEKPFNSFGRTATTFDAGEWTLETIKPGVVNNAAGVPMAPHINVSLFARGINIHLQTRLYFSDEAEANAKCPVINLIEQPQRRETLIAQRCEVNGRTAYRFDIRIQGEGETVFFDF
- the pcaH gene encoding protocatechuate 3,4-dioxygenase subunit beta; its protein translation is MSEADNSRFVIRDRNWHPKALTPDYKTSIARSPRQALVSIPQSVSESTGPDFSHLKFGRFDNDLLLNFNNGGLPVGERIILAGRVCDQYGKPIPHTLVEIWQANAGGRYRHKNDRYLAPLDPNFGGVGRALTDRDGNYTFRTIKPGPYPWRNGPNDWRPAHIHVSISGPSIATRLITQLYFEGDPLIPMCPIVKSIANPEAVQSLVAKLDMANANPMDCLAYRFDIVLRGQRKTHFENC